The Chryseobacterium phocaeense genome includes the window TCAATATGAACGGTATTTACTTCATACTCATATTCTGTTCTTCCGCCGGTAGGATAAGTAACCGATTTTAGAAAATCAGTTTTATACTGACGGGGATTTACTGCTCCTAAACTATAAAAATTATCATAATCAATCCGGCATGGATAGAAGAAATTAACATATCCGTAAGTATCGTACATGCTCATATCATGGGATGTTTCCTGCGGTATATGATAATTGAAATCGTATTTACCCAGTATTGTTCCGGCACTGTCTTTCTGTACTATGCGATAGAGCAGATTTTTCGCTGTATATCCGGAAGTATACTCAAAAGCATATTGTTTAATGAATTGCCCGGCTTTATTTTTCAGAGATATGCTATTAAGCCAGACCCTATCCTCAAGAGAATAAGTTCCGTCAGTAACATTATAACTAAAATTAAGGGTACCTACTCCATGAATATTGATTTTCTTCACCCTGTTCTGTACAATTACTTTACCTGTTTCAATGGTTTTGCTGCGGGCCATATATTCATAATCGACCAGTAACCTGCCTTTTTCGTCAAGAATTTTTGTCAAAAGGAAAGCGCTTGTAAATTTTTCTTTTTTGGGATCTGGAATCCCTCCGCCGCCACCTCCTGGATGCGGATTAGGGGAAACTGGCGGATACTCATACCGATAAGAAACGTTCTTTTTATCAAAAATATATTTGAATCCGTTTTCATCAATAATTGTGAATGAAGTAAAAATACTGTCAGATTCTTTCTGAATCAATATCTTATTGGTGCTGGGATACGTTTCTATGGCTTTTTGATCTCCAGTGTTGCTGTCCCGCTTAATAAGAAAACGTCCGGCTCGCCCCAAAAAACTGTATTGATAAACATTCATATTATCATTGAGCCCATAATACAGGTATCTGCTTACCGAACCTGCGCCATCATCAAGGTTCCAGCCATGCCCTGCATCTCCTGTTCCGGACAGGTTGGATACACTTTCCGTATCATAGCTTAATCCTATATCAATTTTTAATGCCGATCTTGATGTGGGCATACCTCCTAATGGAATACTGACATCTGTTTTCCCTTTGGAATAGCCTCCTTCATAATTCCTGAGAATGGATTCCTTCTGAAATTCAAATACATTGGTCTGGGCGTTTCCTGTCGTATATGCCAGAATTAAAGTAAAAAACAGGCTTTTTATCTTTAAAAAATGTTTTTTTATCATGGTTTTATTTCTTGATGAGTTTAGCATTTGCCGTTTTATTATTATACGTTTTTATAGTCACCAGATAAGTCCCTGAGCTTGCCGAAGAGCCGCCCTGAATAGAGCTGGCCTGTATCAGATGCTGCTGATCAATGGTTGTGGTAACATGGCTTGGAAAATCCTGGGTAGAGAATTTAGTATTTTTCTGCCACAATACTTCCTGGGCAGACAGCCCCAGGAGCGTGCATAAAGTGTATGCATCGGCGTAGAATTTCTTCATCTGCTTTTTGTGTTTTATTTTAGATTAGTTTTTATAATTTTGCGGCAAATTTAACATTTTTTAACGTACCACAAGCCTCTTTCAATAAGATTTAACGTAGGTCATATCAATTCCTTGTTTTGTACTTCTGCCCAATGTTTGTGATGTAAAGGTATTCCGGCAAAACGACAAATGATGACGTATTATATTTGTATTATTTTATTTAATTCCGTTTTTGAGGTCTTTTGCTCAGCAGGTTAGAACACCTGACTCATAACCAGGTGGCCATACAAAATAAGAACCCGTCTCACAACCATTTGCGGGACGGGTTCTTTGCGTAATGGCTTTACAAAAAAGAGCCATTTATATTTTATGATTTAGCAGTTTACTCCTTTATAAACTTCCCGGTAATCACTTCCCCTGGACTTTGAAGTTTAAGGATGTAATTTCCGGACGGGAGGTTGCTCACATCAACAGATTGGGTTTTTAAAGGAGATAATGAATGCATTATTCTTTTCCCGTTCATATCATATATTTCATAGCCGTTCGCAGGACCAGTGATGGTAAATTTCAGGCTGTTTTTGACAGGATTAGGATAAATTTTCACTTTGTCTTTGTCTTTTTCTAGGTCGGTAACAGATAAATTGTTCTGGGAGAAGAAATATTTCCGCAGCGTACCCACATATTTTGTCTGGCCTCCGTATGCAATAGAGTAGATGCCTGCCAGTACAATGGAGTTTCCATATAATTCAAACCCTTGGTTGTACACGTAAGAAGTGCCGGTACCAATGATTGGGGTAATGATTTTGCCGTCTACACCAAAAGAAGGATCCAGATTTCCATCGGCTTTCATTCTTAAAGCATAAAATGTGTGATGTCCTGTTCCTCCGATTATAAAAGAATTATCCGGCATACGTTTTACTTCTACAGGATCAGAATTCGACTGTATCGGCAGGACAAATGCACCACCGTTTTTATAGGACGGATCTAAAGTTCCGTTGGGAAGAAGACGGTAGGCAATCAGCCCGAAACAATTGTTTCCGAAACAGAAACTTCCGGAAGTAAAACCCTGTATTTTCCCGTCTTCCAGAAGCTCGAGGCGGGTATAGTCACCTACATATTCCCCTGAAGAACGCATGAAATGTCCGTTGGTTCCGAAGCCGGTATCAAGATTGCCCGCAGCATCAAATTTTGAAAGCAGCATATACCGGTTGTTAGGGGCAATCTGATATTTCCCCCCGATGAAGATTTCGTTGTTGGCATTCACTACCACTTTTCTGTACAGATAGGTTGAACCCAAAGCGATCTCTCCGTTATTGGCAAATGTAGTATCCACAAGGCCATTGGGAAGCAGGCGTACTAATCTGTGATCACTGCTGATCTTTCTGATCACATAGATTTTTCCGGCCGGATCAATATGCATATCCATATAATCTCCGGATTGATTATAGATGGTAAAGCTGCTTACCGGATTTCCGTTTTCGTCTATCTTTAAGATCCTTCCTCCTGTGCTGCCATCCAGCACAATATAGTTGCCATCGCCTGCGGGCTCTACTTTGTTGTAAGTGCGTGGAGGAGACAAAAGTTTATAACCTAACCCGTTATTGAACGTTGGATCTAAGAGGCCATTCGCTGTAAAGCGGGCATAGCAACTTACTCCCACGGCGAGAAGTTTTCCGTCCGGAAGTTGGGTGGTATCATGAATCTGGAGGCCACCGCTGGGCTGTCCGTTCGTGTAAAACGCAAAATTAGAGTATCCGTTGTTCTGGCCATACGTGGTATCCAGTAAGTTTTCCTGTGCAGAAAAGGTAGCTAAACAGGATAATCCTAAAAATAAGAGAATTTTTTTCATGGTTTTATTAAAGCGTCAAATATATGATTTTACTTAACTTCTTTGCGTTAATTTTTTAAATAAAGCACTATTTGGTGTTTTTTTTGACACAAAAAAAGCCTCTGATCATTCAGAAGCTTATCTTTAATTGGTTTTTTACCGATTATTGACAGTATGCAGAATCTATATGTCTGCAAATACCGTCTGCACAGCAGAATTTTATATTGCAATACTGCTCATCATTGCAATACCTAAGTCCTCCTTTAATGGTTTTTAAATTCTCGCGTGAAACTTTCTTTAAATTTTTCATAATATTTTAGTTTTTAATGCATCACTAAGATATGAATAATTCAAACATGAGGGATATTTTTTTATGATAATCTTCTGTTTAAGAATTATACAAGGGAATTTCAGCATATTCTTTGTGAAGCTGTGTTCAGATTTTTTTGCTCTTACCAAAAATAGGTATGAAATAATTTGCGAAACCGAAAAGTTGCACATATATTTGCAACTGATTGGTTTCATTAAAAAAGTTATAAATGCGCAGAGATATTTTCCAGGGAATTGCAGACCCAACCAGACGGGCTATTATCGTACTGATTTCATTACAGGCGATGACCCCCAATGCCATTGCCGATAATTTCAGCATCACGCGGCAGGCTGTGTCAAAGCATTTGAAAATACTGTCCGAATGTGAGCTTGTAAAACAGGAGCAGAAGGGCAGGGAAATTTACTACTCTCTTGAAATTGAAAAAATGAAAGAAGTAGACCAGTGGTTAGAACAATTCAAAAAGATTTGGGAAAACCGGTTTAATCAATTAGATGATCTATTAACAACAATTCAAAAAACAAAAATATGAACAATTTACTATTTGACTTTATCGTTGACAAATCAACCAATACCGTGTTGATAAACAGAGAATTTAATGCAGAACAGTCTTTGGTCTGGGATGCATTTACAAGACAGGAACTTCTTGATCAGTGGTGGGCGCCAAAACCATTTGCTTCAAAAACAAAATCAATGGACTTCAAAGTAGGTGGGGTAAGATTGTATGCTATGGTAAGCCCTGAAGGACAGGAGATGTGGGCTATGCACCAATATACTTCCATTACTCCCAAAACCAATTTCAAAATGCTGAATGCATTTGCAGATCAGGACGCAAACCCACAATTACCCGGTTCCGATTGGGATCTTAGCTTCAGTGAGCAAAACGGGATCACAACCGTAAGCATCAGTATTTACAATGATTCTCTTGAACGGATGGAAAAAATGATTGAAATGGGATTCAAAGAAGGATTTACCATGACCCTGAATGAACTGGAAGAATTATTGAACCAAACAAAAAATTGAAACCATGAAAAAGGGCAGAACTCAATTGCTTAAGTCAATGCTGCTGGTGGTCATGGTGTTTGTAGCGTGTACCTCAAATGCACAAAAAATGAAACCCTCAAACAGTGGATACGCCCCTGTGAATGGGATCAAAGTGTATTACGAAGTCTATGGTAAAGGAGATCCTGTTGTTTTATTGCATGGAGCATTCTATACTATTGATATGAACTGGGGAGAATTGATTCCCGAACTGTCAAAAACCAGAAAAGTCATTGCCATTGAAATGCAGGGACATGGGCATTCACCTTTTTCAGAAAGAAAATTGTCACTCAATACATTAGCAAGTGATGTGGAAAAAGTAATGGACTATCTGAAAATAGAAACTGCGGATGTAGCAGGGTATAGTATGGGAGGTTCCGTTGCCTATCAGTTTGCTGTTCAGAGTCCCAAAAGATTGAGGAAGCTGGTCATTATTTCATCTACTTATAAAACAGAAGGCTGGCTGCCTGCCGTAAACAATGCATTTAAAGATTTCAAACCTGAATTTTTTGATAACACTCCACTGAAAACAGGATATGATGCCGTGGCACCGGATAAAACCAAGTGGAGACCCTTCTTAATGCAGATGTTTGATTTTTCACATGTCAAATTCAACATTGGAGATTCTAATATTTCTAAAATCTCCGCTCCCGTACTCTTGATAGCAGGAGACAATGACGGACTGGACAAAGTAGAATTAATGAAAACCTATCAGTTACTGGGCGGCGGCGTTACTGCGGATTTAGGACCCATGCCAAAATCACAGCTGGCAATTGTTCCTGGGCAAGGGCATGTGAGCCTGATGATGCAGACACAGACTATACTAAACTATCTGAACGGTTTTTTTAAATGAAATTTTGCTCTGAGAATCCAAACAGAGGAGATCTAAAATTGCACCGGATATAAATCTGGTCAAATCAATAATGATTCCTTCTTTGTATTCGAACGGCTTCTTGTAGTATTAAATAAAAACAGCAGAAATCCCAGGATTTCTGCTGTTTTTATTATTTGTTGCTTACCTTTTATGATTTCAGGATGTGCAATGTCCGTTTCCTACTTTCCGCCGCCGCTGTTTTTTTCTACATCGGTTTTGGTATTTCCTTTTACTTTCTGGTTTCCGAAACGTTTCACGAACGAAAGTGAGAATCCGTACCAGTCCGACCTCATCGCAGATCTGAAAGTGCCCGTTTGGCTATAGGTGGTATTGTCGAAAATAGGTCTGCTGAAAATATTCATCAGCTGCAGGCTTACTTCCACCTGGGTTTTCGGGAATATTTTGGTAGCAGAGATGTTATGGAAAATATTCGTTTTATTGGCGAAAGAGTTTCCGTTGTTCTGGTTAGAAAGTTCCACCCATGCGCTTAGGTTAATATTCTTATTAAAAAGATTCGTATAGGAAAGATTGGCTGATGCCCCCATATAACTGATGTAATTTTTGCTCTCAAGCTTATTCACCTCGTTAAAATCATGGTTATCGATATAATACCATCCGACGCCTACATTCACATTCAGCTTATTTTTAAGAAAGGTTTGGTTGGTATTGGCAAAAAGATAATATTTCTGAACTTTTCCATTCAGGTTGGCAGGCAGGGTAACCGTTTTGCCGGCTTCTTCCACAAAAGTAGTCCAGTAATCCTGGTCTGTATACATATACCTTGCGGAAAGGAAGTACTTTTTCTTGAATCCGAATTTCATATACAGCCTGTGGCTTGGGTTCGGCTCCAGATCCATATTTCCGCGGGAGAAGGTTCCGTCATTCGTAGGAACCAGAAATGGATTGAATTCCGCATACCATGGGCGCCATAAATTACGGTTATAAGTAAGAGTCAGGTCATATTTTTCCGAGAAAGAATATTTAAGTAATACATTGGGAAGGAATGTACCGTAAGAATCCTTTCTTGAAGTACCGGCAATATCCTCTCTCATTTTAAAATCAATATGCTCATAGCGGATCCCGATTCTGGTTTCCAGCTTTTCGAACAAAGTTTTGCTGTAGTTCGCATAGAGGGAATTGATATTGTCTTCGTAGTGGAATACATCATTGGTACGAAGGTTATCGGCATTATTTCCGGTGAGGTGGTTAGGAATTACATTATTATTGAAATCCATTTTTCCACCCACTTCAAAGCTGCCGCCTTTTCCCAGAGGTTGGGTATAGTCAATCTTCAGATAATAATTTCGGGTCTGTTCGTGAGAATCTATTCCAAGCTGATTGATTTCCGATGAAATATTTGAAGTTCTTAAAAATTCATTCAGGTTTTTCTGGGAATTGTAATTGGAACCTATATTCACGTCCAGGATCCGGTTCTTTTCCTTATCATAATATTTATAGAAGGCATTGGTCCCCAATGTGCGGAAACGGCCGTTTACATCCTGATCCTGATGGTAGGAACGGTATAGTGTACCATTCTGGGTTCTCTCAAAATCGGCATCAGAATTGGAAATATTTTTACTCTGATAATACTCCAGGATAAGGCCTACTGTATTTTTATCATTCAGCTCATATTCGGAAGTGGAAGATACAGATGGGTTTTTACTTTTTCCAAGGGTCTCATTGACAATATTGGTGACATCATTGTCTTTGTACAGGGAATTGAGACTGGTATTTCTCTGGAAATACGTATTGTCGCCGTAACTTCCGATCAGGGTTTGTGTAAAACTTTTCTTATGGTAATTTAGGTTGAGGTTGGTATACTGTGAGTTTTTGGTATTCTGCCTGTTGTTGAAGGTTACACTTCCTTTAATTCCTTCATCATCTCTTTTTTTCAGGACGATATTGATAACCGATCCGGCTGTCTCATAGCGGGAAGAAGGGCTGGTGATCACCTCAATTTTCATCAGGTTGTCCGCAGGAATAGTTTTCAGATATTCCTTTAATTCCTTCCCTGTAAAAACAGATTTTCTGTCGTTAATATAAACCGTCACCGATTCTCCTTCTGCTTTTATGGCATCATTGTTATCAATACTCACTAAAGGCGTCATCCTCAAAACATCCCATGTGGTATTTCCTGCCAGGATAGAGCTGTTGGATACATTAAAAACCGTTCGGTCCGCTTTTGATTCCACGGTAGGTTTTCTTGCGGTAAGTGTAACCCCTTCTATCTGATTTTCCTTCTGCTTGATGGTGTCATTTTTAGCCTGGGCAAAAACTAAAGACCCCATTAATAAAGCAATCGAAGATATAATTATTTTCATTCAAAATGATATTTCACCAATAAGACACTTATAAGTGCAACTTCGTTACATCAGATTCAAAAAATAAATAAAAAGTTAACAGTATGATCTTTTATGATTAAAATGATGAAGACTGATAAAGTAAAATGTTCATTGGTACGTTCATGATATAAATAAGAAATCTATTCTTATATTTAGTATTCTGATAACGGCTAAAGCTCAGAACAAAAAACAAGAGAATGAATTTAAAGAAACAGATGGGACAGTTCCCCAATGAAAAAAGAAAGACCTATTTCAGTACGCTGGCCAATTATACCAACGGAAAATTTCAGAATATAC containing:
- a CDS encoding T9SS type A sorting domain-containing protein; the protein is MKKILLFLGLSCLATFSAQENLLDTTYGQNNGYSNFAFYTNGQPSGGLQIHDTTQLPDGKLLAVGVSCYARFTANGLLDPTFNNGLGYKLLSPPRTYNKVEPAGDGNYIVLDGSTGGRILKIDENGNPVSSFTIYNQSGDYMDMHIDPAGKIYVIRKISSDHRLVRLLPNGLVDTTFANNGEIALGSTYLYRKVVVNANNEIFIGGKYQIAPNNRYMLLSKFDAAGNLDTGFGTNGHFMRSSGEYVGDYTRLELLEDGKIQGFTSGSFCFGNNCFGLIAYRLLPNGTLDPSYKNGGAFVLPIQSNSDPVEVKRMPDNSFIIGGTGHHTFYALRMKADGNLDPSFGVDGKIITPIIGTGTSYVYNQGFELYGNSIVLAGIYSIAYGGQTKYVGTLRKYFFSQNNLSVTDLEKDKDKVKIYPNPVKNSLKFTITGPANGYEIYDMNGKRIMHSLSPLKTQSVDVSNLPSGNYILKLQSPGEVITGKFIKE
- a CDS encoding alpha/beta fold hydrolase — protein: MKKGRTQLLKSMLLVVMVFVACTSNAQKMKPSNSGYAPVNGIKVYYEVYGKGDPVVLLHGAFYTIDMNWGELIPELSKTRKVIAIEMQGHGHSPFSERKLSLNTLASDVEKVMDYLKIETADVAGYSMGGSVAYQFAVQSPKRLRKLVIISSTYKTEGWLPAVNNAFKDFKPEFFDNTPLKTGYDAVAPDKTKWRPFLMQMFDFSHVKFNIGDSNISKISAPVLLIAGDNDGLDKVELMKTYQLLGGGVTADLGPMPKSQLAIVPGQGHVSLMMQTQTILNYLNGFFK
- a CDS encoding bacteriocin-like protein, which translates into the protein MKNLKKVSRENLKTIKGGLRYCNDEQYCNIKFCCADGICRHIDSAYCQ
- a CDS encoding ArsR/SmtB family transcription factor, whose translation is MRRDIFQGIADPTRRAIIVLISLQAMTPNAIADNFSITRQAVSKHLKILSECELVKQEQKGREIYYSLEIEKMKEVDQWLEQFKKIWENRFNQLDDLLTTIQKTKI
- a CDS encoding outer membrane beta-barrel family protein; translated protein: MKIIISSIALLMGSLVFAQAKNDTIKQKENQIEGVTLTARKPTVESKADRTVFNVSNSSILAGNTTWDVLRMTPLVSIDNNDAIKAEGESVTVYINDRKSVFTGKELKEYLKTIPADNLMKIEVITSPSSRYETAGSVINIVLKKRDDEGIKGSVTFNNRQNTKNSQYTNLNLNYHKKSFTQTLIGSYGDNTYFQRNTSLNSLYKDNDVTNIVNETLGKSKNPSVSSTSEYELNDKNTVGLILEYYQSKNISNSDADFERTQNGTLYRSYHQDQDVNGRFRTLGTNAFYKYYDKEKNRILDVNIGSNYNSQKNLNEFLRTSNISSEINQLGIDSHEQTRNYYLKIDYTQPLGKGGSFEVGGKMDFNNNVIPNHLTGNNADNLRTNDVFHYEDNINSLYANYSKTLFEKLETRIGIRYEHIDFKMREDIAGTSRKDSYGTFLPNVLLKYSFSEKYDLTLTYNRNLWRPWYAEFNPFLVPTNDGTFSRGNMDLEPNPSHRLYMKFGFKKKYFLSARYMYTDQDYWTTFVEEAGKTVTLPANLNGKVQKYYLFANTNQTFLKNKLNVNVGVGWYYIDNHDFNEVNKLESKNYISYMGASANLSYTNLFNKNINLSAWVELSNQNNGNSFANKTNIFHNISATKIFPKTQVEVSLQLMNIFSRPIFDNTTYSQTGTFRSAMRSDWYGFSLSFVKRFGNQKVKGNTKTDVEKNSGGGK
- a CDS encoding SRPBCC family protein is translated as MNNLLFDFIVDKSTNTVLINREFNAEQSLVWDAFTRQELLDQWWAPKPFASKTKSMDFKVGGVRLYAMVSPEGQEMWAMHQYTSITPKTNFKMLNAFADQDANPQLPGSDWDLSFSEQNGITTVSISIYNDSLERMEKMIEMGFKEGFTMTLNELEELLNQTKN